The Gillisia sp. Hel_I_86 genome has a segment encoding these proteins:
- a CDS encoding MGH1-like glycoside hydrolase domain-containing protein, giving the protein MKELQNKAISVLNKNWKDAFSVPCANLYPFQWFWDSGFIAIGFAHFDMPKAEKEIETLLDSQWDNGFIPHIIFHTETDSYFPGPDFHRSDLSPQSSKKYKSTGMTQPPVTGFVFQDMYRISTDKKATLKFIESVIDKVYFNHHYFYNNRDPKNEGLVYIYHNWESGTDNSPIWDDIWATMDPPEYNFIRRDTTHVDAAQRPSKREYDHYLHIIDIAKEHQYRDEKIAELSPFLVQDPLFNTMLIKSNQSLIDLYQLIGNNEDKIAQLKKWQEKAIKSFNEKLFDKELGVYIHYDLRNDKALRYISSSSFSPLFANIPSKEQAAALVKVMMEKFGNDNQYLCASFDPTNERFNPKKYWRGPVWVNLNWVLYYGLKNYGYADIAQRVKKDTIEIIEKAGFYEYFDSRKVEYKNGNTGYGGNDFSWSAALLIDMLQDN; this is encoded by the coding sequence ATGAAAGAATTACAAAATAAAGCAATAAGCGTTCTCAACAAAAACTGGAAAGACGCCTTCAGTGTTCCATGTGCCAATTTATATCCATTTCAATGGTTTTGGGATTCAGGGTTTATAGCCATCGGTTTTGCACATTTTGATATGCCCAAGGCCGAAAAGGAAATAGAAACATTATTGGACTCTCAATGGGACAATGGATTTATTCCACACATTATATTTCATACTGAAACCGATTCTTATTTCCCAGGACCTGATTTTCATCGGTCGGATTTGAGCCCACAGTCTTCAAAAAAGTACAAATCGACAGGCATGACACAACCTCCTGTTACAGGTTTCGTTTTTCAGGATATGTATCGTATAAGCACCGATAAAAAAGCAACTCTAAAGTTTATAGAAAGTGTTATTGATAAGGTGTATTTTAATCATCACTACTTTTACAACAATAGAGACCCTAAAAATGAAGGACTCGTTTATATTTACCATAACTGGGAATCAGGGACCGATAATTCACCCATTTGGGATGATATTTGGGCGACCATGGACCCACCAGAATACAATTTTATAAGACGAGATACAACGCATGTGGATGCTGCACAACGACCATCAAAAAGAGAGTATGACCACTATCTGCACATTATCGACATTGCAAAAGAACATCAGTATCGGGATGAAAAAATAGCGGAATTGTCACCATTTTTAGTTCAAGATCCACTTTTTAATACCATGTTGATAAAATCCAATCAAAGTTTGATTGATTTATATCAACTTATTGGAAATAATGAAGATAAAATCGCGCAACTTAAAAAGTGGCAGGAAAAGGCTATTAAAAGCTTTAACGAAAAATTATTTGATAAGGAATTAGGCGTTTATATCCACTACGATTTAAGAAACGACAAAGCCTTGCGATATATTTCATCATCCTCATTTTCACCCTTGTTTGCCAACATTCCCAGTAAAGAACAAGCGGCAGCCTTGGTAAAGGTCATGATGGAAAAATTTGGAAACGACAATCAATATCTATGTGCCTCTTTTGACCCGACAAACGAACGTTTCAATCCAAAAAAATATTGGCGTGGTCCTGTTTGGGTGAACCTTAATTGGGTGCTTTATTATGGTTTAAAAAATTATGGATACGCTGATATTGCACAACGTGTTAAAAAGGACACCATTGAAATAATCGAAAAAGCAGGTTTTTACGAGTATTTTGATTCTCGAAAAGTGGAGTACAAAAACGGCAATACAGGTTATGGTGGCAACGATTTTTCATGGAGTGCGGCATTATTGATTGACATGTTGCAAGACAACTAA
- a CDS encoding sodium:solute symporter family transporter, with translation MNWLDYSIVILYIGFFLGMGFFFKDNKDSKDYFLGGKSMSWFPLSLSTMATQLSAISFISAPAFVGLKIGGGMKWLTFEFAVPLAMIFIMIVIIPPLFKSGVVSIYEFVEKRFHASTRLVLSVVFQISRALATGVMVYAVAIILQAVLDIDFVYTILIISVITIVYSWQGGMKAVVYGDAIQMIVLFAGLIISLYYGWNLLQEHGGLPQGFDPERLQVIDYNLGIGEGNEYGILPMLLGGLFLYASYYGCDQTQAQRMLSAKNEKTIRQLLLANGLLRFPVVLIYSTMGLVIGGLVSIAPDFLNEIALTTQKYFPEEFAKTGMKVDLMLPVFIIKYLPHGLIGILMVGILSAAMSSLSSTVNSLSAVTVEDIFNRGKVKLSNKKYMFISKGSVVFWGVVCIASAFLFGGSKSAVIEIINAVSSVFYGPVLVTFVLAFFSKKVNHIGMNAGIISAVVINLILSKTMQQIFNVDLGIHIFWIWLNVTGVVISLVVAYVVSAFNQNVEVKKISNFNVAIKKEDFMIKEVYVLAAFFIAILIFSYFIPTIYG, from the coding sequence ATGAATTGGCTGGACTATAGTATAGTGATCCTTTACATTGGGTTCTTTTTGGGAATGGGCTTTTTCTTTAAAGATAATAAAGATTCCAAAGATTACTTTTTAGGTGGAAAAAGCATGAGCTGGTTTCCGTTAAGCCTTTCCACTATGGCTACCCAATTATCGGCCATCAGTTTCATTTCTGCACCAGCTTTTGTTGGGCTTAAAATTGGAGGTGGTATGAAATGGCTCACTTTTGAGTTTGCTGTTCCATTAGCCATGATTTTTATCATGATTGTCATTATTCCGCCCTTGTTCAAGTCGGGCGTTGTGAGTATCTATGAGTTTGTGGAAAAACGCTTTCACGCTTCAACGCGTTTGGTTTTAAGTGTGGTGTTCCAAATAAGTCGTGCGCTGGCAACAGGCGTTATGGTATATGCAGTAGCCATCATTTTACAAGCCGTTTTAGATATCGACTTTGTGTATACCATTTTAATTATTTCTGTTATTACCATTGTATATTCTTGGCAAGGTGGCATGAAAGCTGTTGTTTACGGCGATGCCATTCAAATGATTGTTCTTTTCGCAGGTCTGATTATTAGTTTGTATTACGGATGGAATTTGTTGCAAGAACACGGTGGGTTGCCACAAGGCTTTGACCCGGAACGTTTACAGGTTATAGACTATAATTTAGGGATTGGTGAAGGCAACGAATATGGTATATTACCCATGCTGTTGGGGGGGTTATTTTTGTATGCATCTTATTATGGCTGCGATCAAACCCAAGCACAACGCATGTTATCTGCTAAAAACGAAAAAACCATACGTCAATTATTATTGGCAAACGGATTGCTTCGTTTCCCTGTGGTATTGATTTACTCTACCATGGGGTTGGTTATTGGTGGTCTGGTTTCCATTGCACCAGACTTTTTAAATGAAATTGCTCTGACCACGCAAAAATATTTTCCTGAGGAGTTTGCTAAAACAGGCATGAAAGTAGATTTGATGCTTCCAGTTTTCATCATAAAATATTTACCTCACGGGCTAATTGGTATTTTAATGGTTGGTATTCTTTCTGCAGCCATGTCTTCTTTAAGTTCAACAGTAAATTCACTGTCTGCTGTAACCGTTGAAGACATTTTCAATAGAGGAAAAGTAAAGTTGAGCAACAAGAAATACATGTTTATTTCAAAAGGTTCCGTAGTGTTTTGGGGCGTAGTTTGTATAGCGAGTGCTTTTTTGTTTGGTGGAAGTAAAAGTGCGGTCATCGAAATCATCAACGCAGTGAGCTCGGTGTTTTATGGTCCTGTTTTAGTGACATTTGTCCTTGCCTTTTTCTCAAAAAAAGTCAACCATATTGGTATGAACGCGGGCATAATTTCAGCAGTTGTAATTAATCTTATTCTGTCCAAAACCATGCAACAGATATTCAATGTCGATTTGGGAATTCACATTTTTTGGATATGGCTTAATGTTACAGGTGTAGTGATTTCTTTGGTTGTGGCTTATGTGGTAAGTGCATTCAACCAAAATGTTGAGGTTAAAAAGATTTCTAACTTTAATGTTGCCATTAAGAAAGAAGATTTCATGATAAAAGAGGTGTATGTTTTGGCGGCATTCTTTATAGCTATTTTAATTTTTAGTTATTTCATACCAACTATTTATGGTTAA
- a CDS encoding glycerate kinase, producing the protein MKIILAPDKFKGSLTGLQFCAAVEEGIREVLPNTEIIKMPLADGGDGTIDVLEYHLKGKRVKVKVNDPLFRQIEATYLYMESIKTAFIEMAEASGMYLLKKEEQNCFNTTTLGTGELILDAINKGAKTIILGIGGSATNDCGMGMAVALGYKFEDKNGKELKPIGENLSQIKMINKHKVMDILKSIDFKVACDVTNPLYGENGAAFVYGPQKGATADEIKALDKGLKNMSKLFKRQFLMDVQKTNGAGAAGGMGAGTLVFLNAELKSGIDLVKDLVDFDSKIKGANWMITGEGKLDSQTLSGKTISGVLSSSKRQNIPVAALCGTISLSKEESEKFGISYTDAVMESTNSLEDAMENGYRYIKHMASKFAREIV; encoded by the coding sequence ATGAAAATTATTCTTGCACCTGATAAATTCAAAGGGTCTTTAACTGGACTACAGTTTTGTGCAGCAGTTGAAGAAGGTATCAGGGAAGTATTGCCAAATACTGAAATCATCAAGATGCCTTTGGCTGATGGTGGCGATGGAACTATTGATGTTTTGGAGTATCATTTAAAAGGAAAAAGAGTTAAGGTAAAAGTGAACGACCCCCTCTTTAGACAAATTGAAGCAACCTACCTTTATATGGAATCCATAAAAACCGCTTTTATTGAAATGGCGGAAGCTTCAGGGATGTATCTGTTAAAAAAAGAAGAACAAAATTGTTTCAATACCACCACTTTAGGCACTGGTGAACTTATTTTGGACGCCATCAACAAAGGTGCTAAAACCATTATTTTAGGCATTGGAGGGAGTGCTACAAACGATTGTGGGATGGGCATGGCTGTTGCTTTGGGGTATAAATTTGAAGACAAGAATGGTAAGGAACTTAAACCTATTGGGGAGAATCTGTCGCAAATAAAAATGATTAATAAGCATAAGGTCATGGATATTTTAAAATCTATTGATTTTAAAGTTGCCTGTGATGTAACCAATCCACTATATGGAGAAAATGGTGCTGCCTTTGTTTATGGCCCACAAAAAGGAGCAACAGCAGATGAAATTAAAGCTTTGGATAAAGGACTTAAAAACATGTCCAAACTTTTTAAAAGACAATTTTTGATGGATGTCCAAAAGACAAATGGTGCAGGTGCGGCCGGCGGCATGGGAGCTGGTACTTTGGTGTTTTTAAATGCTGAACTGAAATCTGGAATTGATTTAGTGAAGGATTTGGTGGATTTTGATTCTAAAATAAAAGGAGCTAATTGGATGATCACAGGCGAAGGGAAATTGGATTCGCAAACACTTTCGGGAAAAACCATTAGCGGCGTTTTATCTTCCTCAAAAAGACAAAATATCCCTGTGGCTGCATTATGTGGAACTATTTCACTTTCAAAAGAAGAGTCTGAAAAATTTGGGATTTCATATACCGATGCAGTTATGGAATCGACAAATTCTTTGGAAGATGCCATGGAAAATGGTTATCGATATATCAAACACATGGCATCCAAATTTGCAAGGGAAATTGTTTAA
- a CDS encoding type I phosphomannose isomerase catalytic subunit gives MKLYPLKFIPIFCYRIWGGNKLKNILNKEYHEDSIGESWEISDVDDFNTVVKAGPLKGQTIKDVITTFKSDVLGIHVYEKFGDEFPLLIKFIDAKTPLSIQVHPSDALAKERHNSFGKNEMWYIMEADDDAKLIVGFNKKVSKETYLEKLKKGNLIEVLNTKTVKKGDTYYIPTGRVHAIGAGVLLAEIQQTSNITYRIYDYDRVDAKTGEKRELHNELAIDAIDFKYYQEYKTDYNTIANTSNTLVHSPYFKTNILKLTKNVKKDYSKLDSFVIYMCVSGFMVLEVDNAEYKLKYGETLLLPSCLNHIHIKTEMATVLEVFM, from the coding sequence ATGAAACTATATCCATTAAAGTTCATACCTATTTTTTGCTATCGTATTTGGGGTGGCAATAAACTGAAAAATATATTAAATAAAGAGTATCACGAAGACTCTATTGGTGAATCTTGGGAGATTTCGGATGTGGATGACTTTAATACAGTTGTTAAAGCTGGACCTTTAAAGGGACAAACCATTAAGGATGTCATCACAACGTTTAAATCTGACGTATTAGGGATACATGTTTATGAAAAATTCGGGGATGAATTTCCTTTGTTAATCAAATTTATTGATGCCAAAACGCCATTATCAATTCAGGTGCATCCAAGTGACGCCCTTGCTAAAGAACGACATAATTCCTTTGGTAAAAATGAAATGTGGTACATTATGGAAGCTGATGACGATGCGAAATTGATAGTTGGGTTTAATAAAAAAGTCAGTAAAGAAACCTATCTCGAAAAATTAAAAAAAGGTAATCTTATAGAGGTTTTAAACACCAAAACAGTTAAAAAAGGCGACACCTATTACATTCCCACTGGCAGAGTTCATGCTATTGGCGCAGGTGTTCTTTTGGCTGAAATCCAACAAACATCCAACATTACTTACCGTATTTATGACTATGATAGAGTGGATGCTAAAACAGGAGAAAAACGGGAACTTCATAATGAATTGGCCATAGATGCCATTGATTTTAAGTATTATCAAGAGTATAAAACAGATTACAATACTATTGCAAACACTTCAAATACGTTAGTCCATTCGCCTTATTTTAAAACGAACATTCTTAAACTCACTAAAAACGTGAAAAAGGATTATAGTAAACTTGATTCTTTTGTTATTTACATGTGTGTTAGCGGTTTTATGGTTTTAGAAGTTGATAATGCAGAATATAAACTTAAGTATGGGGAAACACTATTGCTACCTTCGTGTTTAAACCATATCCATATAAAAACTGAAATGGCTACAGTTTTGGAGGTTTTTATGTAA
- a CDS encoding site-specific integrase, giving the protein MSYFIAHLILRSIDQVSAIGEDDVLTFISSVQNCKDRYLNTIRLFCRFLYQQKYIDRNVEYVIGRNNYPLREKLPSVYNADEIRHIENKVEQSSAVGKRDYAMLLLATRLDLRSSDIAGLTFGNLDWGHNLISLVQCKTKKIIGLPLLTDVGEAIINYLKFGRPISDFQQVFLTASAPYRPVNSKLISRAVSRTIIASGVDIKGRKFGPHAMRHTLASQLLRNGTSLPVISETLGHSDTQATMNYLRTNINSLVQCALDVPLVPINFYEQKGGVLFLMEKDFRK; this is encoded by the coding sequence TTGAGTTACTTTATTGCCCATCTTATATTAAGGTCGATAGACCAAGTTTCGGCCATTGGTGAAGATGATGTTCTTACCTTCATATCATCAGTCCAGAATTGCAAGGACAGGTACCTAAATACTATCCGACTATTCTGCCGGTTCTTGTATCAACAAAAATACATTGACAGAAATGTGGAATACGTCATCGGAAGAAACAACTATCCATTGCGTGAAAAACTGCCCTCAGTCTACAATGCCGATGAGATAAGGCATATCGAAAATAAGGTAGAGCAATCCAGTGCGGTGGGCAAACGTGACTATGCAATGCTCCTTCTGGCCACACGGCTTGACCTGCGCTCTTCGGACATAGCGGGGCTGACCTTTGGTAATTTGGATTGGGGACACAATCTCATATCCCTGGTGCAGTGCAAGACAAAGAAAATAATAGGCCTCCCGCTTTTGACCGATGTGGGCGAAGCCATTATCAACTACCTGAAATTTGGAAGGCCAATATCCGATTTTCAGCAAGTGTTCCTGACTGCCAGTGCCCCCTACCGTCCCGTGAACAGTAAGCTCATCAGTAGAGCGGTAAGTAGAACAATAATAGCATCTGGGGTTGATATCAAAGGCCGTAAGTTCGGCCCACATGCCATGCGGCACACCCTGGCCAGTCAGCTATTACGCAACGGAACTTCGCTCCCGGTCATATCCGAAACACTCGGACACTCCGACACGCAGGCCACCATGAACTATTTACGCACAAATATAAACAGTCTTGTGCAGTGTGCACTTGATGTCCCCCTGGTACCGATAAATTTTTATGAGCAGAAAGGAGGTGTTTTGTTTTTAATGGAAAAAGACTTCAGGAAATAG
- a CDS encoding TonB-dependent receptor family protein, whose translation MKTLFIIIFLLQFPLIRAQNNPPKEDTTKLKTEQLKEVILLGHTMLGSKFEIKNKTGSASYTSTEDLKKFSFTDINRTLQSIPGVNLYEEDGFGLRPNISLRGTSPERSAKINLMEDGVLIAPAPYSAPAAYYFPTIGRMEALEVLKGSSQIQYGPYTTGGAINMISSQIPDEFSGRMSITAGTYNSKNTQMIIGDSYKNFGFVTDYFNYNSDGFKNLDGGGNTGFDKSDYSAKFRLNTNIDAKTYQSLTFKIQYSEEKANETYLGLTDEDFEKNPYRRYRASSEDVMNAEHQQYQLTHLIKLSPSLVVNTTGYLNKFKRNWYKLDDVNLGERVSINKILTSPEDFPMEYQSLLGNDNTPLDALGIKANNRIYTSNGIQSVAKLNWGTNWLQTLEAGIRYHEDDEDRFQWVDRYAFQNKELIRTSVGEKGTDANRISNAKALATHLLYTLQIDNLTLTPGLRYENIRLGRVDYGKNDPSRIGEDLATLENNVDVWIPGIGANYRFNNDFSIFGGVHKGFSPPSNTPGQNAEKSINYELGTRFNHKGIQGELVGYYNDYQNLLGSDLAATGGTGSLDQFNAGEVRVSGIEFLLKYNFLQNATEQFKLPITLSYTLTDTEFLTNFDSNEDIYGVVSIGDEIPYIAKNQLSVVVGLQHKKFDINLNSRYVGAFRTKAGSGPIPKDFKVGSNFIMDLSAQYFLNKRITLSSNVINLLDNTYVVSRVPAGLRPGHPFGINFSFAYQL comes from the coding sequence ATGAAAACCCTTTTTATTATTATTTTCCTTTTACAATTTCCTTTGATAAGAGCACAAAACAATCCCCCAAAAGAAGACACAACAAAACTAAAAACAGAACAACTAAAAGAAGTGATTCTTCTGGGTCATACCATGCTTGGTAGCAAATTCGAGATTAAGAACAAAACCGGATCTGCAAGCTATACTTCAACAGAAGACCTTAAAAAATTCTCTTTTACCGATATTAACAGGACGCTGCAAAGTATTCCTGGGGTCAACCTCTATGAAGAAGATGGTTTTGGCCTCCGTCCAAATATAAGCTTGCGCGGCACATCACCAGAGCGAAGTGCTAAAATAAACTTAATGGAAGATGGCGTGCTAATTGCACCCGCTCCCTACAGTGCGCCAGCAGCATATTATTTTCCAACAATAGGAAGAATGGAAGCCTTGGAGGTGCTTAAAGGAAGTAGCCAGATACAATATGGGCCCTACACAACTGGGGGCGCCATAAATATGATATCATCACAAATCCCAGATGAATTTTCTGGTAGGATGTCAATTACGGCAGGAACTTATAATTCCAAAAATACTCAAATGATTATAGGGGATAGTTACAAAAATTTTGGATTTGTAACCGATTATTTCAATTATAATTCTGATGGTTTTAAAAATCTTGACGGAGGTGGAAATACGGGGTTTGACAAGTCCGATTATTCAGCAAAATTTAGGCTCAATACCAACATAGACGCCAAAACCTATCAATCCCTAACATTTAAAATTCAATATTCCGAAGAAAAGGCAAACGAAACCTATTTAGGATTGACCGATGAAGATTTTGAAAAAAATCCTTATCGTAGGTACAGGGCATCATCGGAAGATGTAATGAACGCCGAGCACCAGCAATATCAACTAACCCATTTAATTAAATTATCCCCTTCTTTAGTCGTGAACACCACAGGATATTTAAATAAATTTAAGCGCAATTGGTACAAACTAGATGATGTAAACCTTGGAGAACGTGTGAGTATTAATAAAATACTCACATCTCCTGAAGATTTTCCCATGGAATATCAAAGCCTCCTGGGCAATGATAACACGCCACTAGATGCATTAGGGATAAAAGCAAATAATAGGATCTATACTTCCAATGGTATACAGTCTGTTGCCAAATTAAATTGGGGCACAAACTGGTTGCAAACCTTGGAAGCGGGAATACGCTATCACGAAGATGATGAAGACAGATTTCAATGGGTGGACAGATACGCCTTCCAGAATAAAGAGTTAATACGTACAAGTGTGGGAGAAAAAGGAACGGATGCCAACCGTATAAGCAATGCAAAAGCATTGGCTACACATCTACTCTATACGCTTCAAATTGATAATTTAACCTTGACCCCTGGACTGCGCTACGAAAACATTAGACTGGGGAGGGTGGATTATGGTAAAAATGATCCATCAAGAATTGGTGAAGATTTGGCTACCCTGGAGAACAATGTAGATGTTTGGATTCCTGGTATAGGCGCAAACTACAGGTTCAACAATGATTTTTCGATTTTTGGTGGTGTTCACAAAGGATTTTCCCCACCCAGCAATACTCCAGGACAAAATGCCGAAAAAAGTATAAATTATGAGTTGGGAACCAGATTTAACCATAAAGGGATCCAAGGCGAGTTGGTTGGCTATTATAATGATTACCAAAACCTTTTGGGAAGTGATCTGGCCGCAACAGGAGGCACGGGAAGCCTAGACCAATTTAATGCTGGGGAGGTTCGAGTGAGCGGCATCGAATTTTTATTGAAATATAACTTTTTGCAAAATGCAACGGAACAATTTAAACTGCCTATAACATTGTCCTATACATTAACAGATACCGAATTTTTGACAAATTTTGATAGTAATGAAGATATTTATGGTGTTGTGTCAATAGGTGATGAAATACCATATATTGCAAAAAACCAATTAAGTGTCGTTGTTGGACTTCAACATAAAAAGTTTGATATAAATCTAAATTCAAGATATGTGGGTGCATTTAGAACTAAAGCAGGCTCTGGGCCCATCCCTAAAGACTTTAAAGTCGGCTCCAATTTTATAATGGATTTATCTGCTCAGTATTTTTTGAATAAACGAATCACATTATCTTCAAATGTTATAAACCTATTGGATAATACGTACGTAGTATCCCGGGTACCTGCAGGTTTACGACCTGGTCATCCTTTTGGAATTAATTTTTCTTTTGCTTACCAGCTTTAG
- a CDS encoding HYC_CC_PP family protein encodes MKKAFYKILSFSLALIVLLSTVSFTVDRHYCSNVLVGSSLFGYVETCSMQVRQKPFLLECDISKKDCCSNEQMTVEGQENVKASFDKLEKDKQLLVAAFIHNNLNLFFELQADLNYFKYYTPPHLVKDFQVLGQTFLI; translated from the coding sequence ATGAAAAAAGCTTTTTATAAAATATTGTCATTTTCATTAGCACTCATAGTGCTGTTGTCGACGGTGTCTTTTACTGTTGATCGTCATTACTGTAGTAATGTTTTAGTGGGTTCTTCCTTATTTGGGTATGTTGAAACTTGTAGCATGCAAGTTCGCCAAAAGCCGTTTTTATTAGAATGTGATATATCCAAAAAAGATTGCTGTAGTAATGAGCAAATGACTGTTGAAGGACAGGAAAATGTAAAAGCATCGTTTGATAAGTTAGAAAAAGATAAGCAACTGCTCGTTGCTGCCTTTATCCACAACAACTTAAATTTGTTTTTTGAACTTCAAGCAGATTTAAATTACTTTAAATATTACACTCCTCCACACTTGGTCAAGGATTTTCAAGTTTTAGGCCAGACTTTCCTTATTTGA
- a CDS encoding heme-binding domain-containing protein, translated as MKIIKTIVLILLVAFIALQFFPIELNKSDIVPKTDFLLINTAPETIQKKLQVSCYDCHSNNTYYPWYSKIQPGAWFMEKHITEGKGELNFNEWDEYSDRRKNSKLKSIINQIKDGEMPLESYTYIHRDATFSEKERKEMVHFMQQLKDSL; from the coding sequence ATGAAAATTATAAAAACCATAGTCCTTATTTTATTGGTAGCTTTCATAGCCCTTCAATTTTTTCCTATTGAACTGAACAAAAGCGATATCGTACCAAAAACGGATTTTCTATTGATAAACACTGCTCCAGAAACCATTCAGAAAAAGTTGCAGGTATCCTGTTATGATTGCCATAGCAACAACACATATTACCCGTGGTACAGCAAAATTCAACCTGGAGCGTGGTTTATGGAAAAACACATTACAGAAGGAAAAGGCGAATTGAATTTCAACGAATGGGATGAGTATTCCGATAGAAGGAAAAACAGCAAGCTAAAATCCATCATCAACCAGATAAAGGATGGTGAAATGCCCCTAGAATCCTATACCTATATTCATAGGGATGCTACCTTTTCAGAAAAGGAAAGAAAGGAGATGGTACATTTTATGCAACAATTGAAAGACAGTTTATAA
- a CDS encoding DUF3347 domain-containing protein produces MKNLKMSIAAMLLLTVSFSNAQEKEKMSHENGDMKMDHSTMKMDKMNPKAEAVFADYFMLKDALVGDDSKKAAQAGTKLMASLKVFDMTSYNKEDQKELADIIEDATEQAEHISDSPIDHQREHFKSLSIDIIDMVAITGTKNTLYEQFCPMYDKGSAWLSNSKEVRNPYQGKKMQTCGKVQKEITN; encoded by the coding sequence ATGAAAAATCTAAAAATGAGTATAGCAGCAATGCTATTGTTAACGGTTTCTTTTTCCAATGCACAAGAAAAAGAAAAAATGTCCCACGAGAACGGAGATATGAAAATGGACCATAGCACTATGAAAATGGATAAAATGAACCCAAAGGCAGAAGCAGTTTTTGCCGATTATTTTATGCTGAAAGATGCATTGGTAGGAGATGATTCCAAAAAAGCGGCTCAGGCCGGAACTAAATTAATGGCCTCATTAAAGGTTTTTGATATGACCAGCTATAACAAAGAAGACCAAAAAGAGCTGGCCGATATCATAGAAGATGCCACAGAACAAGCCGAACATATTTCTGATAGTCCCATAGACCATCAACGTGAGCATTTTAAGTCCTTAAGTATAGATATTATCGATATGGTTGCCATTACTGGAACTAAAAACACGCTGTACGAACAGTTCTGCCCCATGTACGATAAAGGAAGTGCTTGGTTAAGTAACAGTAAGGAAGTAAGAAACCCGTACCAAGGCAAAAAGATGCAGACTTGTGGTAAAGTGCAAAAGGAAATCACTAATTAG
- a CDS encoding YceI family protein, with amino-acid sequence MCKSLFFYGLMAMLFFCSINGKAQVYATQRGIAIFNAKMPINSYSGESNDLQGTINFETNEVAFKVLVKSIKTGNNKRDRHMYKLLQVENFPEVVFKGKLIGDFDLNKRARQELKVNGNFTLAGTTRNVSIPIELNPIEEGIELNASWFLLISNYNLERPSIAFIKVDDKHDLNIDALLKKK; translated from the coding sequence ATGTGTAAATCCCTCTTTTTTTATGGTTTAATGGCAATGCTTTTTTTTTGTAGTATTAATGGAAAAGCCCAGGTGTATGCAACACAACGTGGAATAGCTATTTTTAATGCTAAAATGCCGATTAATTCATATTCCGGAGAATCGAATGATTTGCAGGGAACCATCAATTTCGAAACTAATGAAGTTGCTTTTAAAGTGCTCGTAAAATCTATCAAAACAGGCAATAATAAGCGCGACAGACACATGTATAAACTCTTACAGGTTGAAAATTTTCCCGAGGTAGTTTTTAAAGGAAAACTCATTGGCGATTTTGATTTAAATAAAAGGGCAAGACAGGAGTTAAAAGTTAATGGCAATTTTACCCTGGCAGGAACTACTAGGAATGTTAGTATACCTATAGAATTGAACCCTATCGAAGAAGGTATCGAATTAAACGCTTCCTGGTTCTTGCTAATATCAAATTATAATTTGGAACGCCCAAGCATCGCATTTATAAAAGTAGATGATAAGCATGATTTGAATATAGATGCATTGCTCAAAAAAAAATAG